The following are from one region of the Nostoc cf. commune SO-36 genome:
- a CDS encoding GNAT family N-acetyltransferase produces MNESQIQFSDRKSEIDLYQLQELLNLSAFWAKGRSIEDLGIAIANSEPVISVCLSDRLIGFARATSDGIYRATIWDVVIHPEYQHSGLGSNLVETLLRHPRMKWVERVYLMTTHQQGFYEKIGFETNSTTTMVLHNLANRAFVSATEVQFQESLGG; encoded by the coding sequence ATGAACGAGTCTCAAATTCAATTTAGCGATCGCAAGTCTGAAATTGACCTTTACCAACTCCAAGAACTGTTAAACCTTTCAGCTTTCTGGGCAAAGGGACGCAGTATTGAGGATTTAGGTATAGCCATTGCCAACAGTGAGCCAGTGATTTCCGTCTGCCTTAGCGATCGACTCATTGGCTTTGCTAGAGCAACATCTGATGGCATATATCGCGCCACAATTTGGGATGTTGTAATTCATCCAGAGTATCAACATAGTGGATTGGGAAGCAATTTAGTAGAAACCCTTTTGAGACATCCCCGCATGAAATGGGTTGAGCGCGTTTACCTGATGACTACTCACCAGCAGGGTTTCTACGAAAAGATTGGTTTTGAAACTAACAGCACCACTACAATGGTGCTGCACAACTTAGCTAACCGTGCTTTTGTTTCTGCTACAGAAGTCCAGTTTCAGGAATCACTAGGGGGATAG
- a CDS encoding sensor histidine kinase — translation MNWSNWMYLGAGIALGMVFCQLFGRWLQPPQASPNVSSSSSPVAPLAPQDMPPISQQLQQTQLAYLMAREMSLFKAGFLARTTHELRSPFNGLLGLHQLILSDLCESPAEEREFIAQAHERTLKLLKLMDEILNVARAEHGTNKLDIQPRPLAQIFQEVHDLTYMLAANRNFPLQLLPVDPEIYVLTDYLWLRQVLISLIDTAITQMEEGSICLSSSTLPKNNFVNIWLDLPTHAIPWSEPIDLLKSEDHLTEIGQKNAALSPGMRLLMNQTLVEVMGGKLEILPTTVEKESSQQFTRVQISIPLVIPETGLL, via the coding sequence ATGAATTGGAGCAACTGGATGTATCTAGGAGCAGGAATAGCCCTAGGTATGGTTTTCTGTCAGTTATTTGGGCGATGGCTACAGCCGCCGCAGGCATCGCCAAATGTTTCATCTAGCTCATCCCCAGTAGCGCCATTAGCTCCACAGGATATGCCACCAATATCGCAACAGCTACAGCAAACGCAGCTGGCATACCTTATGGCAAGGGAAATGAGCCTGTTTAAAGCTGGTTTTTTGGCGCGGACTACCCATGAATTGCGATCGCCTTTTAATGGTTTGCTCGGCTTACATCAGTTAATTTTGTCAGATTTGTGTGAAAGTCCAGCTGAAGAGCGAGAATTTATTGCCCAAGCTCACGAGCGCACACTGAAGTTGCTGAAGCTAATGGATGAAATTCTCAACGTTGCTAGAGCTGAACATGGCACCAATAAATTAGATATTCAACCCAGACCCTTAGCCCAAATTTTTCAGGAGGTTCATGACTTAACTTATATGCTGGCGGCAAATCGTAATTTTCCCTTGCAATTGTTACCCGTCGATCCAGAAATTTATGTTTTGACAGATTATCTCTGGCTCCGCCAAGTATTGATAAGTTTAATAGACACTGCCATTACTCAGATGGAGGAAGGCAGTATCTGTCTTTCCAGTAGCACCCTACCTAAAAATAATTTTGTAAACATTTGGCTGGATTTACCAACCCATGCCATACCCTGGAGCGAGCCGATTGATTTGCTCAAATCTGAAGATCATTTGACCGAGATTGGTCAAAAAAATGCTGCTCTTTCCCCAGGAATGAGGCTATTGATGAATCAGACGTTGGTGGAAGTTATGGGAGGAAAGTTAGAAATTCTACCTACGACCGTTGAAAAGGAATCATCTCAGCAATTTACCAGGGTACAAATTTCTATCCCCCTAGTGATTCCTGAAACTGGACTTCTGTAG
- a CDS encoding L-threonylcarbamoyladenylate synthase, with protein sequence MTQVSLTNLIDGARAGLLVSFPTDTVPALATIPEKAGLIFAAKQRSQDKPLILMAASAEDLWPYVKGSENEYKVWQELADKYWPGGLTLVLPASDRLPKVMNPIDPTTVGIRVPNSAIAQTILAQTGPLATTSANFSGQPPLQTMAEIETQFPKVLIATTEYQDETPAMGIPSTVAKWTGINWQILRQGAIELEISS encoded by the coding sequence ATGACACAAGTTTCTCTAACAAATCTAATTGATGGCGCACGCGCTGGTCTTTTGGTAAGCTTTCCCACTGATACCGTTCCGGCACTTGCAACGATACCAGAAAAAGCCGGATTAATTTTTGCGGCGAAACAACGCAGTCAAGATAAACCTTTGATTTTGATGGCAGCTAGTGCTGAAGATTTGTGGCCCTATGTCAAAGGTAGTGAGAATGAGTATAAAGTTTGGCAAGAACTAGCAGATAAATATTGGCCAGGAGGGCTGACATTAGTTTTACCAGCAAGCGATCGCTTACCAAAAGTTATGAATCCCATTGATCCAACAACAGTTGGTATTCGAGTCCCGAACAGTGCGATCGCTCAAACTATTTTGGCGCAAACAGGCCCTCTTGCCACAACTAGCGCCAATTTTTCTGGTCAGCCGCCTTTGCAAACAATGGCAGAAATTGAAACTCAGTTTCCCAAAGTTCTGATAGCAACAACGGAATACCAGGATGAAACGCCAGCGATGGGTATACCTTCCACCGTTGCCAAATGGACAGGAATAAATTGGCAAATTTTGCGGCAAGGAGCGATCGAGTTAGAGATTTCTAGTTAG
- the prmC gene encoding peptide chain release factor N(5)-glutamine methyltransferase has translation MGEKHLISGLELWQWRNAAMQAAIATDVPPMEVDWLLLEIAGLDRLALRLESFKNWPQIQLQLPLKELDRLWQRRLNDRLPVQYIAGVTPWRNFQVAVSSAVLIPRPETELLIDLALASASNGSGHWADLGTGSGAIALGLADVLPKSIIHAVDYSLEALAIAQANADNLGFADRIRFYQGSWWEPLTFLKGQFSGMVSNPPYIPTSTLPTLQAEVVNHEPHLALDGGADGLDCIRHLIEISPSYLQPGGVWLIEMMAGQADAVRELLQNQGSYCKIQIHSDLAGIERFALAYKS, from the coding sequence ATGGGGGAGAAACATCTGATATCTGGTTTAGAACTTTGGCAATGGCGAAACGCAGCTATGCAAGCAGCGATCGCCACTGATGTCCCCCCAATGGAAGTAGATTGGTTGCTGCTCGAAATTGCTGGGTTAGACCGCTTGGCACTGCGTTTGGAGTCTTTTAAAAACTGGCCGCAAATTCAGCTGCAATTGCCTTTAAAAGAGTTAGATCGTTTGTGGCAGAGGCGATTAAATGATCGCTTACCAGTGCAGTATATTGCCGGAGTTACACCTTGGCGTAACTTTCAAGTCGCGGTGTCGAGTGCGGTTTTGATTCCCAGACCAGAGACAGAATTATTAATTGATTTAGCTTTAGCATCTGCTAGTAATGGTTCAGGACACTGGGCAGATTTAGGTACTGGTAGTGGGGCGATCGCACTGGGATTAGCAGATGTCTTGCCAAAATCAATAATTCATGCTGTTGATTACAGTTTAGAGGCTTTGGCGATCGCCCAAGCCAACGCCGATAATTTGGGTTTTGCTGACCGGATTCGATTTTATCAAGGTTCTTGGTGGGAGCCACTGACATTTCTCAAAGGTCAGTTCAGTGGTATGGTGTCGAATCCCCCTTACATACCCACCAGTACCTTACCTACTCTGCAAGCAGAAGTAGTTAACCATGAACCACATCTAGCTTTGGATGGTGGCGCTGATGGCTTAGATTGCATTCGCCATTTGATAGAAATCTCCCCTAGTTATTTGCAACCGGGCGGCGTGTGGTTAATTGAGATGATGGCAGGGCAGGCGGATGCAGTGCGAGAACTTTTGCAAAATCAAGGTAGCTATTGTAAAATTCAAATTCACAGTGATTTAGCTGGAATTGAACGTTTTGCCCTTGCCTACAAAAGTTAG
- a CDS encoding Tic22 family protein: MKSFIRLGATLGIAGSVFFTGLSGIGNLPGIGNLEAIALPQDQVVKKLQEVPVFTLTNPKGEFVVLSRNNASKTISQVGFFISKQDAQKFLDNRLKKENPQLAGTLQVRPLSLADYYKIVQESKKKPDSVIYTLVPTQQQVASATSLMSQNGKKGEQFNGIPLFVPKFKKDNSYITIPVAQGKERLIPFFFEKEQAVALLDEFKKAVPKEANNTEIQVVDLYGVMEALNSSSDPSINKIVLYPSRESINFIRSLAPNQSPAAKPAAPAPKK; this comes from the coding sequence ATGAAATCATTTATTCGCTTGGGCGCAACATTGGGTATAGCTGGCAGTGTATTTTTCACGGGGCTTTCAGGAATAGGCAATCTACCAGGAATAGGTAATCTAGAGGCGATCGCTTTGCCACAAGATCAGGTAGTGAAAAAGCTCCAAGAAGTACCTGTATTCACGCTCACCAATCCTAAAGGCGAATTCGTAGTTCTTTCGAGGAACAACGCATCGAAGACGATCTCGCAAGTTGGATTTTTTATTAGCAAGCAAGATGCTCAAAAATTCCTTGACAATCGGCTCAAGAAAGAAAATCCCCAGTTGGCAGGGACTTTACAGGTTAGACCTTTGTCCCTGGCAGACTACTATAAAATAGTGCAAGAAAGCAAAAAGAAACCAGATTCTGTGATTTATACTTTAGTACCGACGCAGCAGCAAGTAGCATCGGCAACTAGTTTGATGAGTCAGAATGGTAAAAAAGGGGAGCAATTCAATGGTATTCCCTTATTTGTACCCAAATTTAAGAAAGATAATAGCTACATAACCATTCCGGTTGCACAAGGCAAAGAGCGATTAATTCCATTCTTTTTTGAAAAAGAACAAGCAGTTGCTTTGTTAGACGAATTCAAAAAAGCCGTGCCCAAGGAAGCAAACAACACTGAAATTCAAGTGGTGGATTTGTACGGTGTTATGGAGGCTCTTAATAGCAGCAGCGACCCTAGTATCAATAAAATTGTTCTGTATCCATCGAGAGAGTCGATCAATTTCATTCGATCGCTTGCGCCGAATCAATCACCAGCCGCCAAGCCTGCTGCGCCCGCTCCGAAAAAATAA
- a CDS encoding GNAT family N-acetyltransferase: MGFWKTWFSTPESIATTRTNPFEEHTAATAGNSSPGSFSEASSKDARIVFSTERDIDLYELEELCDAVGWSRRPLRKVKKAIEHSFLVASMWQVRGNQKRLIGFARATSDHAFNATIWDVVVHPDFQSQGLGKALMKYVLKKLRSEEISNVTLFADPHVVDFYRTMGFMADPEGIKGMFWYPH, from the coding sequence ATGGGTTTTTGGAAAACTTGGTTTAGTACTCCTGAATCTATAGCGACAACTAGGACAAACCCTTTTGAGGAGCATACAGCCGCAACTGCGGGCAACTCCAGCCCCGGTAGCTTTAGCGAGGCTTCTTCAAAGGATGCTCGGATCGTCTTCAGTACGGAACGAGACATTGACCTATATGAGCTAGAAGAACTTTGTGATGCAGTTGGTTGGTCGCGTCGTCCTTTAAGAAAAGTCAAAAAAGCTATTGAGCATAGTTTTCTCGTTGCCTCAATGTGGCAGGTGAGAGGAAACCAAAAGCGGCTCATTGGTTTTGCCCGTGCTACCTCAGATCACGCGTTTAATGCCACTATTTGGGATGTGGTAGTTCACCCAGACTTTCAAAGTCAAGGACTGGGTAAGGCGCTGATGAAATACGTTCTCAAAAAACTTAGGAGTGAAGAAATTAGTAATGTCACTCTCTTCGCCGACCCCCATGTTGTCGATTTCTACCGAACTATGGGGTTTATGGCTGATCCAGAAGGCATCAAAGGCATGTTCTGGTATCCTCACTAA
- a CDS encoding alpha/beta fold hydrolase, whose translation MATIEILGVPHAYELTAPTSCPYALVFIHGWLNSRGYWQPVISRLSDDLQCLSYDLRGFGESQSQVKTDFSRAQTSLSLTPISSSVVGSPFDSLYTPAAYAQDLAALLKQLNITSAWLIGHSLGGTIALWGADQMPECVKGVICINAGGGIYLKESFEQFRSAGQKFLQVRPRWLSQVPLIDLLFTRASVARPLDRYWARQRVIDFVVADPEAALGSLLDSTTEEEINRLPELVSQLKQPVYFLAGAQDKVMEPKYVRHLASFHRLFQYCGDNVLEIPNCGHLAMLEQPDAVADHIRGIVNSYRV comes from the coding sequence ATGGCAACTATCGAAATCTTGGGCGTTCCACACGCATACGAGCTAACGGCTCCCACTTCTTGCCCCTATGCTTTAGTCTTTATCCACGGTTGGCTTAATAGCCGTGGATATTGGCAACCTGTGATTTCCCGCCTATCAGATGATTTGCAGTGCCTTTCCTATGATTTGCGGGGTTTTGGTGAATCCCAATCCCAGGTAAAAACCGATTTTAGCCGGGCACAAACGTCTTTGAGCCTGACACCCATCTCCAGTAGTGTGGTAGGCTCACCTTTCGATTCTCTATATACTCCTGCTGCTTATGCTCAGGATTTAGCAGCTCTTCTCAAACAGCTCAATATTACCAGTGCTTGGCTAATTGGCCACTCCTTGGGTGGAACGATCGCTCTTTGGGGAGCAGATCAAATGCCTGAGTGTGTTAAGGGAGTGATCTGTATCAACGCTGGTGGTGGTATTTATCTAAAAGAATCCTTTGAGCAGTTTCGCTCGGCAGGTCAAAAATTTTTGCAAGTCCGTCCGCGTTGGCTGTCTCAAGTGCCTTTGATTGATTTGCTGTTTACCAGAGCTAGTGTGGCTCGTCCTTTAGATCGCTATTGGGCACGTCAACGGGTGATAGATTTCGTTGTGGCTGACCCAGAAGCGGCTCTAGGAAGTTTGTTAGACTCCACAACGGAAGAAGAAATCAATCGTTTACCTGAGCTAGTATCCCAACTGAAGCAGCCAGTTTATTTTTTGGCTGGCGCTCAAGACAAGGTTATGGAACCCAAATATGTACGCCATTTAGCCAGCTTTCACAGACTGTTCCAATATTGTGGTGACAATGTTCTAGAAATTCCCAATTGCGGACACCTGGCTATGTTGGAACAGCCGGATGCAGTCGCCGATCACATCAGGGGGATAGTCAATAGTTATAGGGTATAG
- the tsaD gene encoding tRNA (adenosine(37)-N6)-threonylcarbamoyltransferase complex transferase subunit TsaD: MATVLAIETSCDETAVAIVNNRKVCSSIVASQILVHQQYGGVVPEVASRQHLETINEAIAQALEQAELDWGKIDAIAATCAPGLVGALLVGLTAAKTLAMVHNKPFLGVHHLEGHIYATYLSESTLNPPFLSLLVSGGHTSLIYVKDCGKYETLGQTRDDAAGEAFDKVARLLKLGYPGGPVIDKLAQEGNPQAFALPEGKVSLPGGGFHRYDASFSGLKTAVLRLVQQLEKDGGQVPVADVAASFQDTVARSLTKRAIACALDYGLDTIAIGGGVAANSGLRKNLQAAAAKHNLRVLFPPLKFCTDNAAMIGCAAAEHLSRGHTSPLTLGVESRLGLTQVMKLYQPLE; the protein is encoded by the coding sequence ATGGCAACCGTTTTAGCAATAGAAACTAGCTGTGATGAAACTGCCGTCGCAATTGTTAACAATCGTAAAGTTTGCAGCAGTATTGTAGCGTCGCAAATTCTAGTCCATCAGCAATATGGTGGGGTAGTACCAGAAGTAGCGTCTCGCCAGCACTTGGAAACAATCAATGAAGCGATCGCCCAAGCCTTAGAGCAAGCCGAACTAGACTGGGGAAAAATTGACGCAATTGCTGCCACTTGTGCCCCTGGACTTGTAGGAGCGCTTTTGGTAGGTTTAACTGCGGCCAAAACCTTGGCAATGGTACACAACAAGCCATTTTTGGGAGTTCATCACCTCGAAGGTCACATTTACGCAACTTACTTGAGCGAATCAACTTTAAATCCCCCTTTCCTTAGCTTACTGGTTTCAGGCGGACATACAAGCTTGATTTATGTCAAAGATTGTGGTAAGTACGAAACCTTGGGACAAACTCGTGATGATGCTGCGGGTGAAGCTTTTGATAAAGTGGCGCGATTGTTAAAACTAGGTTATCCCGGTGGCCCAGTGATTGACAAGTTGGCACAAGAAGGCAATCCTCAAGCCTTTGCTTTACCGGAAGGAAAAGTTTCTTTACCCGGTGGGGGGTTTCATCGTTATGATGCAAGTTTTAGTGGGTTAAAAACGGCTGTATTGCGTTTAGTGCAGCAGTTAGAGAAAGATGGTGGACAAGTGCCAGTGGCAGATGTAGCAGCAAGTTTTCAGGATACTGTAGCGCGATCGCTAACCAAAAGAGCGATCGCCTGTGCCCTTGACTATGGTCTAGACACAATTGCCATTGGTGGCGGCGTAGCAGCTAATAGCGGCTTGAGAAAAAACCTCCAAGCCGCCGCCGCTAAACATAACCTACGCGTTCTATTTCCACCTCTAAAATTCTGTACCGATAACGCCGCCATGATTGGCTGCGCCGCCGCAGAACATCTATCCCGTGGTCATACATCACCCCTCACACTAGGCGTTGAGTCTAGATTAGGGCTTACCCAGGTGATGAAGTTGTATCAACCTCTTGAGTAG
- a CDS encoding Photosystem I reaction center subunit III, with amino-acid sequence MPRLFALMLAICLLFNFAPPAHALGANLTPCKDNPAFQQLAANARNTTADPESGRKRFERYSQELCGPEGYPHLIVDGRLDHAGDFLIPSILFLYIAGWIGWVGRAYLQAIKKEPNTEQKEIQIDLGLALPIIASGFTWPVAALQEFLSGKLTAKDTEIPVSPR; translated from the coding sequence ATGCCACGATTGTTTGCTTTGATGTTAGCGATCTGTCTTTTGTTCAATTTTGCTCCCCCAGCACATGCTTTAGGGGCTAATTTGACACCGTGTAAAGACAATCCCGCTTTTCAACAGCTAGCAGCTAATGCCCGTAATACCACCGCTGATCCCGAATCTGGGAGAAAACGGTTTGAGCGTTATTCTCAAGAACTATGCGGCCCTGAAGGTTATCCCCACTTAATTGTTGATGGTCGTCTAGATCATGCTGGTGACTTTTTGATCCCCAGCATTCTGTTTCTATATATTGCTGGTTGGATTGGCTGGGTAGGTCGTGCCTACTTGCAAGCGATCAAAAAAGAGCCGAACACTGAACAAAAAGAAATCCAAATCGATCTTGGTTTGGCACTACCCATAATAGCGTCAGGCTTTACTTGGCCAGTAGCGGCTCTCCAAGAGTTTCTCTCTGGAAAATTAACAGCCAAGGATACAGAAATTCCTGTTTCCCCACGCTAA
- the psaJ gene encoding photosystem I reaction center subunit IX, with the protein MADNNNQSSYLVKFITTAPVAATLWLFVTAGILIEFNRFFPDLLFHPLP; encoded by the coding sequence ATGGCAGACAATAACAACCAATCATCCTATTTGGTTAAGTTTATTACTACAGCGCCAGTGGCAGCCACTTTATGGCTGTTCGTCACAGCAGGTATCTTGATTGAATTCAACCGCTTTTTCCCCGACCTACTTTTCCACCCACTGCCATAA
- a CDS encoding photosystem I reaction center protein subunit XI — MAQAVDASKNLPSDPRNREVVFPAFRDPQLGNLETPINASPLTKWFINNLPAYRPGIAPARRGLEVGMAHGYWIFGPFAKLGPLRDTGSANLAGLLAAIGLVVVLTAGLSLYANSNPPKALASVTVPNPPIDAFNSKESWNNFASSFLIGGIGGAVVAYFLTSNLGVIQGLFG, encoded by the coding sequence ATGGCACAAGCAGTAGATGCATCAAAAAATCTCCCTAGCGATCCCAGAAATCGGGAAGTTGTTTTTCCCGCATTTCGCGATCCACAACTGGGTAATCTAGAAACCCCAATTAATGCTTCTCCTTTGACCAAGTGGTTCATTAATAACTTGCCAGCTTATCGTCCTGGTATAGCTCCTGCCAGACGTGGTTTAGAAGTTGGTATGGCTCATGGTTACTGGATATTTGGCCCCTTTGCCAAATTGGGCCCACTGCGGGATACAGGTAGTGCAAACTTAGCTGGGTTATTGGCAGCCATTGGCTTGGTTGTTGTTCTGACGGCGGGATTATCCCTCTATGCGAATAGCAATCCTCCGAAAGCGCTTGCCAGTGTTACTGTACCCAACCCTCCAATAGATGCTTTTAACTCTAAAGAAAGCTGGAACAACTTTGCTAGTTCTTTCTTAATTGGTGGTATTGGTGGTGCAGTAGTTGCTTACTTTTTGACTAGTAATTTGGGAGTAATTCAAGGTCTATTTGGTTAA
- the gmk gene encoding guanylate kinase, producing the protein MMPVLPIQSSATTEECLHLGRLIVLTGPSGVGKGTLMRSLLERHPELYYSVSVTTRSPRPGEIDGKSYYFISRSKFEQLVAEGEFLEWAEFAGNYYGTPREAVLNQINSGKLVVLEIELEGARQIRASFPSALSVFILPPSFDELEKRIRSRAQDSEEAIARRLIRAHEEIQAADEFDIQIVNDDFETALKEIEALLFK; encoded by the coding sequence ATGATGCCAGTTTTACCCATCCAGAGTAGTGCTACTACCGAAGAATGCTTACATTTAGGCAGGTTAATTGTTTTAACTGGCCCCAGTGGGGTCGGTAAAGGCACTTTAATGCGATCGCTCCTAGAGCGTCATCCAGAACTTTATTATTCCGTATCCGTAACGACTCGTTCTCCCCGTCCAGGCGAAATCGATGGTAAAAGTTACTATTTTATTAGCCGCAGCAAGTTTGAACAATTAGTTGCTGAAGGTGAGTTTTTAGAATGGGCAGAATTTGCTGGTAACTATTACGGCACACCTCGTGAAGCTGTGCTTAACCAAATTAATTCTGGTAAGTTGGTAGTGCTAGAAATTGAATTAGAAGGGGCGAGACAAATTCGTGCTTCCTTCCCCAGCGCCCTCAGCGTTTTTATTTTACCGCCTTCTTTTGATGAATTGGAGAAACGAATACGCTCTCGTGCCCAAGATTCGGAAGAAGCGATCGCTCGCCGTCTAATCCGCGCCCACGAAGAAATTCAAGCCGCAGATGAGTTTGATATTCAAATCGTTAATGACGATTTTGAAACTGCTTTAAAGGAGATTGAAGCGCTTTTGTTTAAATAA
- the remA gene encoding extracellular matrix/biofilm regulator RemA: MDIQLINIGFGNIVSANRVVAIVSPESAPIKRIITDARDRGQLIDATYGRRTRAVIITDSSHVILSAIQPETVANRFVISRDHQTVDN, translated from the coding sequence ATGGACATTCAGTTAATTAACATCGGCTTTGGTAACATCGTGTCTGCCAACCGAGTAGTTGCCATTGTCAGTCCAGAGTCTGCCCCGATTAAGCGGATTATTACCGATGCACGGGATAGAGGTCAGCTGATTGATGCAACTTACGGTCGTCGGACTAGAGCTGTAATTATCACCGATTCCAGCCATGTAATTCTGTCAGCGATTCAGCCGGAAACGGTAGCAAATCGCTTTGTTATTTCTCGCGATCATCAAACTGTAGATAATTGA
- a CDS encoding phosphotransferase enzyme family protein: protein MKSKINWNSLALTALAQYNLSATQLVFLGHSENVTFRVDTRNHQNFATSEEYDEQALFLLRIHYPIAEFRDRIWQQYAVIESELLWLTALHQDTDLVVPYPIQNLSGSFITSIIDDTSETLNCTLLKWIDGSPLDIEPTPMQSRRVGKLMAQLHQHTSLWELPLGFMRPKYDWEQLHGSLMKLRSLVDAGTISIIDFAVLESVVQRISNVMTALEKTYTNWGLIHADLNENNYIFYAGEARAIDFSCCGFGYYLYDIAHTLLHLLPENRRSFLNGYQSVRQLPDKYQSILEAFFLAATVDNFAFFVSQPNEHDYLLESLPYVTEKFCSKYLKGKPFLFEL, encoded by the coding sequence ATGAAGAGCAAAATTAATTGGAACAGCCTCGCTCTAACCGCGCTGGCTCAGTACAATCTTAGTGCAACTCAATTAGTATTTTTGGGTCATAGCGAAAATGTGACCTTTCGCGTTGACACTCGGAATCATCAAAATTTTGCTACATCTGAAGAATATGATGAGCAAGCGTTATTTCTCCTCCGTATCCATTATCCGATCGCTGAGTTCCGCGATCGCATCTGGCAACAATATGCAGTCATTGAGTCAGAACTCTTATGGCTCACCGCGTTACATCAAGATACCGATTTGGTTGTGCCGTACCCTATACAGAACCTCAGTGGCAGTTTCATTACCTCTATAATTGATGACACCAGCGAAACGCTCAACTGTACACTATTAAAGTGGATTGATGGTTCCCCTCTTGACATCGAACCTACACCGATGCAGTCTAGGCGAGTCGGGAAACTTATGGCTCAGTTACACCAGCACACCAGCCTTTGGGAATTGCCTTTAGGCTTCATGCGACCAAAATACGACTGGGAGCAACTACACGGCTCACTCATGAAGCTGCGATCGTTAGTAGATGCTGGGACGATATCTATTATTGATTTCGCTGTGCTTGAGAGTGTGGTTCAGCGAATTAGTAATGTGATGACAGCACTGGAAAAAACATACACCAATTGGGGTCTGATTCACGCAGACCTGAATGAAAATAATTATATTTTTTATGCAGGTGAAGCACGGGCCATTGACTTTTCCTGTTGTGGCTTCGGCTACTACCTTTATGACATTGCTCATACACTGCTGCATCTGCTTCCCGAAAACCGTAGATCGTTCCTCAACGGCTATCAAAGCGTGCGCCAACTGCCTGATAAGTATCAAAGTATTTTGGAGGCATTCTTTCTGGCAGCAACGGTAGATAATTTTGCTTTTTTCGTGTCGCAGCCAAATGAACACGATTATTTGTTAGAAAGTTTACCCTATGTTACTGAAAAGTTCTGTAGCAAATATCTTAAAGGCAAGCCATTTTTGTTCGAGTTATAG
- the pyrF gene encoding orotidine-5'-phosphate decarboxylase, translated as MGNREQVEQRVIVALDVPDEQSAIALIDQLPQVSFWKVGLELFTSTGPKILEVLKSRQKRIFLDLKFDDIPNTVAGACRSAARYGVDLLTIHATAGRDALKAATEAAQEGAIKAGVEPPKLIAITLLTSISARQLAFDLKIPLELPEYALEMALLAQESGLDGVVCSPQEVAQLRQTCGNDFLLVCPGVRPTWADIGDQKRSLTPAQAIIAGADYLVIGRPITAATEPELAWKRISEELTTVA; from the coding sequence ATGGGGAATAGGGAACAGGTAGAACAACGAGTTATTGTGGCTTTGGATGTGCCAGATGAACAAAGTGCGATCGCTCTTATAGATCAGCTACCGCAAGTTAGTTTCTGGAAAGTTGGTCTAGAGTTGTTTACCAGCACTGGCCCGAAAATTCTGGAAGTGTTAAAGTCTCGGCAAAAGCGCATTTTCTTGGATTTAAAGTTTGATGATATCCCCAATACCGTTGCTGGTGCTTGCCGGAGTGCAGCTAGATACGGAGTGGATTTACTGACAATTCATGCTACTGCTGGTAGAGATGCCCTGAAAGCCGCAACTGAGGCGGCACAGGAAGGAGCTATAAAAGCAGGTGTAGAACCACCAAAGTTAATTGCGATTACTCTGCTAACAAGCATTTCTGCTCGGCAGTTGGCATTTGATTTAAAAATACCCCTAGAATTGCCAGAATACGCTTTAGAAATGGCCCTGCTGGCTCAGGAATCTGGTTTGGATGGGGTAGTTTGTTCACCTCAAGAGGTGGCACAGCTGCGACAAACTTGTGGAAATGACTTTTTGCTAGTTTGTCCGGGGGTTAGACCAACTTGGGCTGATATTGGCGATCAAAAGCGATCGCTTACCCCAGCACAAGCAATTATTGCAGGTGCAGATTATCTCGTGATTGGTCGTCCCATCACCGCTGCTACTGAGCCGGAGTTAGCCTGGAAGAGGATTTCTGAGGAGTTAACCACGGTGGCATGA